In Oreochromis niloticus isolate F11D_XX linkage group LG18, O_niloticus_UMD_NMBU, whole genome shotgun sequence, one genomic interval encodes:
- the LOC109195702 gene encoding uncharacterized protein LOC109195702 — MMSGPARSVVYLFIGVDVSGKDPYGLVKINFRDFAPDVAEIIVLTPPPPLSLSESGPQILEVDYTRLEPKQFISMATGYRETNLWPDWLIQNAREQNVSDCVACAAARPHLFTKPAPLYPEDQWGFECMLRLTREAASEGNCTRLAGLFLPIGNDTVLGLFTLRRPNYTCFNFTVSFPDRHEHEAGEIIADWCTVTYLARGKVSKDTGTEIGLWARVGLYYYYGGYRLYVRISSGTFGLCAMVRIGAPLVLVGEKGVRLAKPGTAQLTATRRRHVLAKQSPGSFDLTIGSPTYRDAIGVPRGVPK, encoded by the exons ATGATGTCTGG GCCCGCTCGATCCGTGGTGTACTTATTCATAGGAGTAGACGTCTCAGGGAAGGACCCATACGGTCtggttaaaattaattttagagATTTTGCACCTGATGTGGCTGAAATAATTGTATTAACACCTCCCCCACCATTGTCACTTTCAGAATCGGGCCCACAAATACTTGAGGTAGATTATACGAGACTCGAACCTAAACAGTTCATTTCAATGGCCACTGGCTATCGTGAAACCAATCTGTGGCCAGACTGGCTCAtccaaaatgctagagaacaaaaTGTTTCAGATTGTGTGGCGTGCGCAGCTGCCCGCCCACATCTTTTCACAAAACCAGCTCCTCTATATCCCGAAGACCAGTGGGGATTTGAGTGCATGCTCAGACTCACCAGAGAAGCGGCTTCTGAAGGTAATTGTACTAGGTTAGCAGGTTTGTTTTTACCAATAGGTAATGATACTGTACTTGGTCTTTTCACACTGAGAAGACCCAACTACAcatgttttaactttactgtatcTTTCCCTGACAGACATGAGCATGAGGCTGGGGAGATTATCGCCGATTGGTGCACTGTGACGTACCTGGCCAGAGGCAAGGTATCAAAAGACACCGGCACCGAAATAGGCCTGTGGGCACGTGTtggtttgtattattattatggtgGGTACAGACTGTATGTTAGAATTTCTAGTGGGACTTTTGGTCTCTGTGCCATGGTACGTATAGGTGCACCACTCGTTTTAGTAGGAGAAAAGGGGGTGCGGCTGGCTAAGCCCGGCACTGCTCAACTGACAGCCACGCGCAGACGACATGTGTTGGCCAAACAGTCACCAGGATCGTTTGACCTTACAATAGGATCACCAACATACAGAGATGCTATTGGGGTTCCTAGGGGTGTGCCTAAATGA
- the palmda gene encoding palmdelphin isoform X2, which yields MKQQKHQIQEDIKKKKLKLDQEKLKLQHLKKKALREQWLLQDSHNGVDCTQQQSFLSDREHTRALQLSIHRIEMEVESLEREESMISVNESFILSRLKAVEKSPEDIIKEAKNSFVPEPSHIATVIPESFTSPASEQSLFNMQINVAKNTLTGESSVLSTPDVPLEDFHQNTGLKVYDDVQKCVCALNSQQASRDQNGVSELSANEVEHLLRSATMHCQVKHQNCCESPRTREEQWFSHYRDDRNRVEEHDLGKQPGHYDVVQSHKADKDFSCNENSQRKPHSEHHYSNQDSCFIKNDGRSQQSNLTESCVTRLDHYRHQQDCYCSSYPVTNCHRVQEGGSASHQPSGITRSSSRTEPSGCCVPLRTHDQETLTHTQFSYTPCYIPAIDYISEEEQYRPPSYQPNRQTGNRHRVPFPLTGDDPPYTILSILDTAEPITAIFMGFQSALDESWQAREFEGSLKAELVFVEDDEDYDDSNMKKSHGHIPKPSPSNGAAAHMQGLGDGHRERAVGPGIRKIWKKQQPCCSVC from the exons ATGAAACAGCAGAAGCATCAAATTCAAGAGgacattaaaaagaagaaactgaAACTTGATCAAGAGAAACTGAAACTGCAGCATCTGAAG AAAAAGGCTCTGAGAGAGCAGTGGCTGCTGCAAGACTCCCATAATGGAGTAGACTGCACACAGCAGCAGAGCTTTCTGTCTGACCGGGAACACACCAGAGCCCTGCAGCTCAGCATCCACAG GATTGAAATGGAGGTGGAGTCTCTGGAGAGAGAAGAGTCTATGATTAGCGTTAATGAGAGTTTTATCCTCAGTAGACTCAAGGCAGTGGAGAAAAGTCCGGAGGACATTATCAAG GAAGCCAAAAACAGCTTTGTTCCTG AACCATCACACATAGCCACAGTAATCCCTGAATCCTTCACCTCACCAGCCAGTGAACAGT CTCTGTTTAACATGCAGATCAACGTGGCTAAAAATACTCTGACTGGGGAGAGCTCAGTACTTTCTACGCCAGATGTTCCTCTGGAGGACTTTCACCAAAACACCGGGCTCAAAGTTTATGATGATGTCCAGAAGTGTGTTTGCGCACTCAACTCTCAACAG gCATCACGTGACCAGAACGGTGTTTCTGAGCTATCAGCCAATGAGGTGGAACATTTGCTGAGAAGTGCTACAATGCATTGTCAAGTAAAGCACCAAAACTGCTGCGAAAGTCCCAGGACAAGGGAGGAGCAATGGTTTTCCCACTACCGAGATGACAGGAACAGGGTGGAGGAGCATGACCTCGGCAAGCAGCCAGGACACTATGATGTCGTGCAAAGTCACAAAGCAGACAAAGACTTTAGCTGCAATGAAAACAGCCAAAGAAAACCACACAGTGAGCATCACTATAGTAACCAGGACAGCTGTTTTATCAAAAATGACGGCAGGAGCCAGCAAAGCAATCTGACGGAAAGTTGTGTGACGCGCCTGGATCACTATCGCCACCAGCAAGATTGTTACTGTAGTTCATATCCAGTGACAAATTGTCACCGTGTTCAGGAAGGCGGTTCTGCAAGCCACCAGCCCAGTGGCATtaccagaagcagcagcaggactgAACCATCCGGGTGCTGCGTACCTCTTAGAACACATGACCAggaaacactaacacacacacagttcagctACACTCCCTGTTATATTCCTGCTATTGATTATATCAGTGAGGAAGAACAGTACCGCCCACCATCGTACCAGCCGAACAGACAAACTGGGAACAGACACAGAGTACCTTTCCCCCTTACTGGAGATGACCCCCCTTACACAATCCTTAGCATCCTGGACACTGCTGAGCCAATCACAGCCATATTCATGGGTTTTCAGTCAGCGTTGGATGAGAGCTGGCAGGCTCGGGAGTTTGAAGGTTCCCTCAAGGCTGAGCTGGTCTTTGTTGAGGACGATGAAGACTATGATGACAGCAACATGAAGAAGAGCCACGGGCACATTCCAAAGCCAAGTCCAAGCAATGGAGCTGCTGCACACATGCAGGGACTTGGAGatggacacagagagagagcagtggGACCAGGCATCAGAAAGatctggaaaaaacaacaaccgtGCTGTAGTGTCTGCTAA
- the palmda gene encoding palmdelphin isoform X1 has protein sequence MKQQKHQIQEDIKKKKLKLDQEKLKLQHLKKKALREQWLLQDSHNGVDCTQQQSFLSDREHTRALQLSIHRIEMEVESLEREESMISVNESFILSRLKAVEKSPEDIIKEAKNSFVPEPSHIATVIPESFTSPASEQCEPNTPRQTLFNMQINVAKNTLTGESSVLSTPDVPLEDFHQNTGLKVYDDVQKCVCALNSQQASRDQNGVSELSANEVEHLLRSATMHCQVKHQNCCESPRTREEQWFSHYRDDRNRVEEHDLGKQPGHYDVVQSHKADKDFSCNENSQRKPHSEHHYSNQDSCFIKNDGRSQQSNLTESCVTRLDHYRHQQDCYCSSYPVTNCHRVQEGGSASHQPSGITRSSSRTEPSGCCVPLRTHDQETLTHTQFSYTPCYIPAIDYISEEEQYRPPSYQPNRQTGNRHRVPFPLTGDDPPYTILSILDTAEPITAIFMGFQSALDESWQAREFEGSLKAELVFVEDDEDYDDSNMKKSHGHIPKPSPSNGAAAHMQGLGDGHRERAVGPGIRKIWKKQQPCCSVC, from the exons ATGAAACAGCAGAAGCATCAAATTCAAGAGgacattaaaaagaagaaactgaAACTTGATCAAGAGAAACTGAAACTGCAGCATCTGAAG AAAAAGGCTCTGAGAGAGCAGTGGCTGCTGCAAGACTCCCATAATGGAGTAGACTGCACACAGCAGCAGAGCTTTCTGTCTGACCGGGAACACACCAGAGCCCTGCAGCTCAGCATCCACAG GATTGAAATGGAGGTGGAGTCTCTGGAGAGAGAAGAGTCTATGATTAGCGTTAATGAGAGTTTTATCCTCAGTAGACTCAAGGCAGTGGAGAAAAGTCCGGAGGACATTATCAAG GAAGCCAAAAACAGCTTTGTTCCTG AACCATCACACATAGCCACAGTAATCCCTGAATCCTTCACCTCACCAGCCAGTGAACAGTGTGAGCCAAACACACCACGGCAGA CTCTGTTTAACATGCAGATCAACGTGGCTAAAAATACTCTGACTGGGGAGAGCTCAGTACTTTCTACGCCAGATGTTCCTCTGGAGGACTTTCACCAAAACACCGGGCTCAAAGTTTATGATGATGTCCAGAAGTGTGTTTGCGCACTCAACTCTCAACAG gCATCACGTGACCAGAACGGTGTTTCTGAGCTATCAGCCAATGAGGTGGAACATTTGCTGAGAAGTGCTACAATGCATTGTCAAGTAAAGCACCAAAACTGCTGCGAAAGTCCCAGGACAAGGGAGGAGCAATGGTTTTCCCACTACCGAGATGACAGGAACAGGGTGGAGGAGCATGACCTCGGCAAGCAGCCAGGACACTATGATGTCGTGCAAAGTCACAAAGCAGACAAAGACTTTAGCTGCAATGAAAACAGCCAAAGAAAACCACACAGTGAGCATCACTATAGTAACCAGGACAGCTGTTTTATCAAAAATGACGGCAGGAGCCAGCAAAGCAATCTGACGGAAAGTTGTGTGACGCGCCTGGATCACTATCGCCACCAGCAAGATTGTTACTGTAGTTCATATCCAGTGACAAATTGTCACCGTGTTCAGGAAGGCGGTTCTGCAAGCCACCAGCCCAGTGGCATtaccagaagcagcagcaggactgAACCATCCGGGTGCTGCGTACCTCTTAGAACACATGACCAggaaacactaacacacacacagttcagctACACTCCCTGTTATATTCCTGCTATTGATTATATCAGTGAGGAAGAACAGTACCGCCCACCATCGTACCAGCCGAACAGACAAACTGGGAACAGACACAGAGTACCTTTCCCCCTTACTGGAGATGACCCCCCTTACACAATCCTTAGCATCCTGGACACTGCTGAGCCAATCACAGCCATATTCATGGGTTTTCAGTCAGCGTTGGATGAGAGCTGGCAGGCTCGGGAGTTTGAAGGTTCCCTCAAGGCTGAGCTGGTCTTTGTTGAGGACGATGAAGACTATGATGACAGCAACATGAAGAAGAGCCACGGGCACATTCCAAAGCCAAGTCCAAGCAATGGAGCTGCTGCACACATGCAGGGACTTGGAGatggacacagagagagagcagtggGACCAGGCATCAGAAAGatctggaaaaaacaacaaccgtGCTGTAGTGTCTGCTAA